A window of the Xenopus laevis strain J_2021 chromosome 9_10L, Xenopus_laevis_v10.1, whole genome shotgun sequence genome harbors these coding sequences:
- the atp6v0c.L gene encoding ATPase, H+ transporting, lysosomal 16kDa, V0 subunit c L homeolog (The RefSeq protein has 1 substitution compared to this genomic sequence), with protein sequence MSVETASAPEYSAFFAVMGASSAMVFSALGAAYGTAKSGTGIAAMSVMRPELIMKSIIPVVMAGIIAIYGLVVAVLIANSLTQTITLYKSFLQLGAGLSVGLSGLAAGFAIGIVGDAGVRGTAQQPRLFVGMILILIFAEVLGLYGLIVALILSTK encoded by the exons ATGTCTGGAGAGACCGCCAGTGCGCCCGAGTACTCCGCCTTCTTCGCTGTCATGGGGGCTTCGTCTGCCATGGTTTTTAGCG CCTTGGGAGCAGCCTACGGTACGGCGAAGAGCGGAACAGGTATTGCCGCGATGTCTGTAATGAGGCCAGAGTTGATTATGAAGTCCATCATTCCTGTTGTCATGGCTGGTATCATTGCCATCTATGGTCTTGTAGTAGCAGTCCTTATTGCAAACTCTCTGACGCAAACTATCACGCTATACAA GAGCTTCCTTCAGTTGGGTGCAGGCCTCAGTGTAGGCCTGAGTGGTCTAGCTGCTGGCTTTGCCATTGGTATTGTGGGAGATGCCGGAGTGCGGGGTACAGCACAGCAGCCTCGACTATTCGTGGGAATGATCCTGATCCTCATTTTTGCTGAAGTCCTGGGTCTGTACGGCCTTATTGTGGCTCTTATCCTGTCTACAAAATGA